In Helianthus annuus cultivar XRQ/B chromosome 9, HanXRQr2.0-SUNRISE, whole genome shotgun sequence, the following are encoded in one genomic region:
- the LOC110879203 gene encoding uncharacterized protein At5g19025-like has translation MVCFHSSIPVSQHMNMANHSHKSSKRSPISTCEQSPSALIDLIILIAVIGACGFLIYPYANLLFFQGFHFLEAVFLLVKDEVLEAPMIYGCLGLSIFSASMAVLAITICTSNKCGKPGCRGLHKAAEFDIQLETNNSLTNASSSNGGTNLGNIGLKKGLFELPRDYHKELEAELKKLAPINGRAVLVFRARCGCSVGRLEVPGPKKNHKKIKK, from the coding sequence ATGGTCTGTTTCCATAGCTCAATCCCGGTTAGCCAACACATGAACATGGCTAATCATTCACATAAATCATCAAAAAGAAGTCCAATTTCAACATGTGAACAGTCTCCATCTGCTTTGATCGATTTGATCATTTTAATTGCTGTGATTGGTGCTTGTGGCTTCCTTATTTATCCCTATGCAAACCTTTTATTCTTTCAAGGCTTTCATTTTCTTGAAGCAGTTTTTTTATTGGTGAAAGATGAGGTTCTTGAAGCTCCCATGATCTATGGGTGTTTAGGCCTTAGTATTTTCAGTGCATCAATGGCTGTTTTGGCAATTACGATATGCACATCTAACAAATGTGGTAAACCGGGTTGTCGCGGGCTGCACAAGGCAGCCGAATTCGACATCCAGCTTGAAACCAACAACAGTTTGACCAATGCAAGCTCTTCAAATGGTGGTACTAATTTGGGGAATATTGGGTTGAAGAAAGGGTTGTTTgaattgccaagagattaccatAAGGAGTTGGAGGCTGAGCTCAAGAAGTTGGCTCCGATTAATGGACGAGCGGTTCTTGTTTTTCGAGCCAGGTGTGGTTGTTCTGTTGGTAGATTGGAAGTGCCTGGCCCTAAGAAGAACCACAAAAAGATCAAAAAGTAG